From Acetobacteroides hydrogenigenes, one genomic window encodes:
- a CDS encoding MFS transporter, with product MKSITRTIWILSLVSLFTDTASEMLYPIMPFYLRSIGFSVVLIGVLEGVAEATAGLSKGYFGKLSDSSGRRVPFVRVGYALSAISKPMMAILILPLWVFAARTIDRIGKGVRTGARDAILSDEATPQTKGKVFGFHRSMDTLGAVLGPALALLFLHLHPESYRALFFIAFIPGLLAIAATLLLSDKDKAKVKQPTTSKSHRSFFSFIGYWRVSPARYREVAVGLLAFTLFNSSDVFLLLKAKQAGLSDTAVIGIYIFYNLVYALFSFPMGILADRIGLKRVLVVGLCIFAATYLGMGYFASSYAIAAMFFLYGIYAAATEGISKAWITNIADKKDTATAIGTFTGFQSICTMLASSLAGIIWMTLGASATFTITGIAAAVVASYFAFFVGNGTNTNSR from the coding sequence ATGAAATCCATCACCCGCACCATCTGGATTCTATCGCTGGTAAGCCTCTTTACCGACACTGCAAGCGAGATGCTGTACCCCATCATGCCGTTCTACCTAAGATCTATCGGATTTTCGGTGGTGCTCATTGGTGTTCTGGAGGGGGTGGCCGAGGCTACGGCCGGGCTGAGCAAGGGGTACTTCGGCAAGCTGTCGGACAGCAGCGGCCGGCGGGTTCCGTTTGTCCGGGTGGGCTACGCGCTAAGCGCCATATCCAAGCCCATGATGGCGATCCTTATCCTCCCGCTCTGGGTTTTTGCCGCCCGAACCATCGACCGCATTGGCAAGGGGGTTAGAACGGGCGCCCGCGACGCCATCCTCTCCGACGAGGCTACTCCCCAAACGAAGGGTAAGGTCTTCGGATTTCACCGCTCGATGGATACGCTGGGGGCCGTGCTAGGGCCAGCGCTGGCGCTGCTTTTTCTGCACCTCCACCCCGAGAGCTACAGAGCCCTATTCTTCATTGCCTTTATTCCGGGACTACTTGCCATAGCAGCCACCCTCCTCCTTTCCGACAAGGACAAGGCGAAGGTGAAACAACCAACAACGAGCAAAAGCCACCGCTCGTTCTTCTCCTTTATTGGCTACTGGAGGGTATCACCAGCACGCTACCGAGAGGTTGCTGTGGGGCTTTTAGCCTTCACCCTTTTCAACAGTTCCGATGTATTCCTGCTGCTCAAGGCAAAGCAGGCAGGGCTAAGCGACACAGCCGTAATTGGCATCTACATATTCTACAACCTTGTGTACGCGCTATTCAGCTTCCCTATGGGCATTCTTGCCGATAGAATTGGGCTAAAGCGGGTGCTTGTTGTTGGTCTTTGCATTTTCGCAGCCACCTACCTTGGGATGGGCTACTTTGCCAGCAGCTACGCCATTGCAGCCATGTTTTTCCTTTACGGCATTTACGCTGCAGCCACCGAGGGCATATCCAAAGCCTGGATAACCAACATTGCCGACAAGAAGGATACGGCAACAGCTATTGGCACCTTTACCGGATTTCAGAGCATCTGTACGATGCTGGCCAGCTCGTTGGCCGGGATAATCTGGATGACGCTTGGTGCTAGCGCCACCTTTACGATTACAGGAATTGCAGCAGCAGTAGTTGCCAGCTACTTTGCCTTTTTTGTTGGCAACGGCACCAACACGAATAGCCGCTAA
- a CDS encoding DUF5723 family protein, translating into MRKTIISAVLLAASLAGAKAQDKTLYYMTRVPQASFLNSSATPDFSTYVGFPGLSNVSAAYNNSSFALVDVLKKGTGLQRDSLVFDIDGLSKNIGKMNFIRVDNNIDLLSFGFRVNHFYGHFNISSKTSAGYSYPKGLVDLRYGNYDFKTNRPRTINLNDMAVNGFSYVELGLGLSQEVNEKLSVGGRFKVLSGLAAIRTSKLKANIVTSDDFQKSTLNVDAEMFVSAPNLTFGYDSEGKINDVSFDDNGANGSKDYKIGSNLGLGVDFGATYKMNDKLTFYGSLVDLGFIRWNSNGYKVVSKGSYDFSGADITPDENGDVDFDKAMEAIGDTLKSKFTPTDKNAKFTTLLKTKAYFGATYSALSWLSCGALLRGGFYGSYFDPAVTLSANATPFKALAFSLTYSIYNRSMNNFGAGIVVGGKPIQLYIVTDNILSRMVNLKGDDGSSLLVPGYTRSMNIQFGINLFFGWKGKKRVAEPITCDQP; encoded by the coding sequence ATGAGGAAAACTATTATATCCGCCGTATTGCTAGCGGCTAGCCTTGCTGGTGCCAAGGCTCAAGACAAGACCCTTTACTACATGACGAGGGTTCCCCAAGCATCGTTTCTGAATTCGTCTGCTACTCCCGACTTCTCTACCTATGTGGGGTTTCCGGGGCTATCTAACGTTAGCGCTGCCTACAACAACTCGTCGTTTGCGCTTGTAGACGTTCTAAAGAAGGGGACAGGTTTGCAGAGAGATTCATTAGTATTCGACATAGATGGGCTTTCGAAGAATATCGGCAAGATGAACTTTATCCGCGTGGATAACAATATCGATCTGCTATCGTTTGGATTTAGGGTAAACCACTTTTACGGTCACTTCAATATTTCTTCTAAAACATCTGCTGGGTATAGCTACCCTAAGGGGCTCGTTGATCTTCGGTATGGTAACTACGACTTCAAAACCAACCGTCCGCGAACCATCAACCTTAACGATATGGCCGTAAATGGTTTCTCGTACGTGGAACTGGGCTTAGGACTCTCTCAGGAGGTAAATGAGAAGCTGTCGGTAGGAGGCCGCTTTAAAGTGCTTAGTGGTTTAGCTGCTATCCGCACCAGCAAGCTTAAGGCAAACATTGTTACCTCCGACGATTTCCAGAAGTCGACACTGAACGTAGATGCCGAGATGTTTGTGTCGGCACCGAACCTGACCTTTGGCTACGACAGCGAGGGGAAAATCAACGACGTTAGCTTTGACGACAACGGGGCAAATGGCTCTAAAGACTACAAGATAGGCTCTAACCTAGGGCTGGGCGTCGATTTTGGCGCAACCTATAAGATGAACGATAAGCTAACCTTTTATGGCAGCCTCGTCGATCTTGGCTTTATCCGATGGAATAGCAACGGCTACAAGGTGGTGTCGAAGGGAAGCTACGATTTTAGCGGAGCCGATATTACCCCCGACGAAAATGGTGATGTAGATTTCGATAAGGCAATGGAGGCAATAGGCGATACGCTGAAGTCGAAGTTTACGCCAACCGATAAGAATGCCAAGTTTACCACGCTGCTAAAGACAAAGGCCTACTTTGGGGCAACCTATAGCGCACTTAGCTGGCTGAGCTGCGGTGCGCTTCTGCGTGGCGGTTTCTACGGCAGCTACTTCGATCCTGCCGTAACGCTCTCGGCCAACGCAACCCCTTTTAAGGCGCTAGCATTCTCGCTTACCTACTCTATCTACAACCGAAGCATGAACAATTTTGGGGCAGGTATTGTAGTAGGAGGGAAGCCGATTCAGCTTTACATTGTTACCGACAACATTCTCTCGCGCATGGTTAACCTAAAGGGAGACGATGGCTCGTCGCTGCTGGTTCCCGGATACACCCGAAGCATGAACATTCAGTTTGGAATTAACCTCTTCTTTGGATGGAAGGGAAAGAAGCGCGTAGCCGAACCGATTACCTGCGATCAGCCATAG
- a CDS encoding cation-translocating P-type ATPase — MEEKPQKEWHSISSSDTLNALGAKETGLTADEAAKRLEKFGKNELATEEKSSLLSILASQFANVLIIVLIVSATISLILGKQVESISIFVIVVLAAILGTLQEYQAGKALEALRKMASPSATVLRNGQTIEVPSSELVPGDIAIITYGNKVPADIRLIESNNLQVEEAALTGESLPVEKFTQAIEGDSIPLGDRKNLLFMGTSVSNGRGKGVVVGTGANTEFGKIATMLQNTKTEQTPLQKNLDKLGSNIGIIAIVIALVLSAFSYFINGGTILDAFIWAVALAVAIIPEALPAVVTIGLALGVQRMVKRRALIRKLPAVETLGAVNVVCTDKTGTLTKDEMTIRKVYADATTFDVDGSGYSPEGNIILNGHKVKHGAANPCLIKVLTYGVLCSDAELKLTDEGWDILGDPTEGAIVTTAQKAKIDTEAIKKENPRVDEIPFTSDKKYMATAHSTSGGRMVVLKGAFEVVMGKCSMVEAPNGAQPLTTEVESSINSTVAGFAANALRVIAVAYKMIDEQEQLTDDALTNMILAGFVAMIDPPREEVKPAIATCKKAGIRTIMITGDHKATAFAIAKELKIAHDESQVFSGSDVEKMSQSELDIAVNKASVFARIAPEHKLRIVESLMKQGNIAAMTGDGVNDAPALKKANIGVAMGITGTDVSKEAADMILTDDNFVTIVAAVEEGRTIFENIKKFLIFLLSGNAGTVFAIILAFVFGLALPLTPVQILFINFIMDGLIAIAISLEPSEGGIMHRKPRTVSEGIITRMGLLRIMSLGMAIALVTFAVYYASVTIFELQPLQAQTLFFLTLIFARLFNSLNNRSLNTSAFKSRLLGNIPLVISSIVGIAIVWATTKIGVLQTAFGNVDISINGWLVAIGAGSLVLLFGEVFKLISKDKI, encoded by the coding sequence ATGGAAGAGAAACCACAAAAAGAGTGGCATAGCATAAGCAGCAGCGATACGCTTAACGCTCTAGGCGCGAAAGAAACAGGGCTTACAGCCGACGAGGCAGCCAAAAGGCTCGAGAAGTTTGGCAAAAATGAGCTGGCAACAGAGGAAAAATCATCATTACTTTCGATACTAGCATCGCAGTTTGCCAATGTACTAATTATAGTGCTGATCGTTTCGGCTACCATATCGCTAATCTTAGGCAAGCAGGTCGAATCCATATCAATATTTGTAATTGTAGTATTGGCAGCCATACTGGGAACGCTGCAAGAGTACCAAGCAGGAAAGGCACTAGAGGCCCTCCGAAAGATGGCCTCGCCATCGGCAACCGTACTACGTAATGGCCAAACCATAGAGGTTCCATCGTCGGAGCTGGTGCCTGGTGATATTGCCATCATTACCTACGGGAACAAGGTTCCTGCGGATATCCGGCTAATCGAGAGCAACAACCTTCAGGTGGAAGAAGCCGCACTTACAGGAGAGTCGCTACCGGTTGAAAAATTCACCCAAGCCATAGAGGGTGATAGCATTCCACTTGGCGACAGAAAGAACCTTCTGTTTATGGGAACCTCAGTTTCCAACGGTAGAGGCAAAGGGGTAGTGGTAGGAACGGGTGCGAATACCGAGTTCGGAAAGATTGCTACCATGCTCCAGAATACGAAGACCGAGCAAACACCGCTTCAGAAGAATCTTGACAAACTTGGAAGCAACATCGGCATCATTGCAATTGTAATTGCCCTTGTACTCTCGGCATTCTCCTACTTTATCAACGGAGGAACGATCCTTGATGCCTTCATATGGGCAGTTGCGCTAGCCGTTGCAATTATTCCAGAGGCCTTACCTGCTGTTGTTACCATTGGGCTTGCCCTAGGCGTTCAGCGTATGGTTAAGCGCAGAGCGCTCATCCGCAAGCTTCCGGCTGTAGAAACGCTTGGTGCCGTAAACGTAGTTTGCACCGACAAAACCGGTACGCTTACCAAAGATGAGATGACTATCCGTAAGGTATACGCCGATGCTACCACCTTCGATGTTGATGGAAGCGGATACTCCCCCGAAGGCAATATAATTCTTAACGGTCACAAGGTAAAGCATGGTGCCGCAAACCCATGCCTGATAAAAGTGCTTACGTACGGAGTTCTCTGCAGCGATGCCGAGCTTAAACTTACCGATGAAGGCTGGGATATTCTTGGAGATCCTACCGAGGGGGCTATTGTAACTACTGCCCAAAAAGCCAAGATTGATACTGAAGCCATCAAAAAAGAGAACCCACGCGTAGATGAGATTCCATTCACGTCGGATAAGAAGTATATGGCAACGGCTCATAGCACATCAGGCGGCAGAATGGTAGTTCTGAAAGGAGCTTTTGAGGTTGTTATGGGTAAGTGCTCGATGGTAGAAGCGCCGAACGGTGCACAACCGCTAACGACAGAGGTTGAAAGCAGTATTAACAGTACGGTTGCTGGCTTTGCCGCAAATGCCCTTCGCGTTATTGCCGTTGCCTATAAGATGATTGACGAACAAGAACAGCTAACCGACGATGCCCTAACCAATATGATTTTAGCAGGATTTGTTGCAATGATAGATCCACCCCGCGAAGAGGTTAAGCCAGCCATTGCCACCTGCAAGAAAGCGGGCATTAGAACCATCATGATTACGGGAGACCATAAGGCTACGGCATTTGCCATAGCAAAGGAGCTAAAGATTGCCCATGATGAGTCGCAGGTATTCTCAGGCTCTGATGTCGAAAAGATGAGCCAAAGCGAACTGGATATTGCTGTAAACAAGGCTTCGGTATTTGCGCGTATTGCTCCAGAGCATAAGCTCCGCATCGTAGAATCGCTAATGAAGCAAGGCAACATTGCAGCAATGACCGGAGACGGCGTTAACGATGCCCCAGCGCTCAAAAAGGCCAACATAGGCGTTGCAATGGGCATCACCGGAACCGACGTAAGCAAGGAAGCTGCCGATATGATACTTACCGACGACAACTTTGTAACCATTGTTGCCGCAGTAGAGGAAGGACGAACCATCTTCGAAAACATCAAGAAGTTCCTCATCTTCCTGCTTAGCGGAAATGCGGGTACCGTTTTTGCCATTATACTTGCCTTTGTTTTTGGCCTTGCCCTACCGCTAACGCCTGTTCAAATTTTGTTCATCAATTTTATTATGGATGGACTAATAGCCATTGCCATTAGCCTAGAACCATCGGAAGGAGGCATAATGCACCGCAAGCCTCGCACTGTAAGCGAGGGAATCATCACCCGAATGGGCTTGCTACGCATAATGTCGCTTGGTATGGCCATTGCACTGGTAACCTTTGCAGTATACTATGCAAGTGTAACCATATTTGAGCTTCAGCCGCTACAAGCACAAACCCTGTTCTTCCTAACGCTAATTTTTGCAAGACTATTCAACAGTCTCAACAACCGTTCGCTGAATACATCAGCATTCAAGTCTAGACTGTTAGGAAATATTCCTCTGGTTATATCGAGCATCGTAGGCATTGCCATCGTTTGGGCTACCACCAAGATTGGTGTGCTACAAACTGCCTTTGGCAACGTAGATATCAGCATCAACGGATGGCTAGTGGCCATTGGCGCTGGTTCGCTGGTGCTGCTGTTTGGGGAGGTATTTAAACTAATCTCGAAGGATAAGATCTAG
- a CDS encoding FtsB family cell division protein, translating into MKETEENDDNKLGHTSQKGHSAKFFLMQSLLVLRNKYVLTIVVFLVWLTFFDRYNLVDMLNNVSTIREMEAEKDYYKARIKEDSTRIMELTTNNENLEKYAREQYLMKKPDEKIFIVKQ; encoded by the coding sequence ATGAAAGAGACCGAAGAGAACGACGATAACAAACTAGGACATACCTCTCAAAAGGGGCATTCTGCAAAGTTTTTTCTGATGCAGTCGCTCCTAGTACTAAGGAATAAGTACGTACTTACCATTGTGGTTTTTTTGGTGTGGCTCACCTTTTTTGATCGCTACAACTTGGTAGACATGCTCAATAACGTATCTACCATACGCGAAATGGAGGCCGAGAAGGATTACTACAAGGCTAGGATTAAGGAGGATAGTACGCGGATTATGGAACTTACCACCAATAATGAAAATCTCGAAAAGTACGCCCGCGAGCAGTACCTGATGAAAAAGCCCGACGAGAAGATATTCATCGTAAAACAATAA
- a CDS encoding DMT family transporter, whose product MEHHIGQLAALATAFCWTITGITYQIAGKKIGSVNVNMIRMVIAIVLLSTYGYIAYGSFLPVNATPHNLLWLSLSGLVGFVFGDLCLFQAYVVVGARVGMLVMTLSSPIAAIFGWLIMGETMSAMSLLGMALTLGGIALVILERPTDSSENGRENGKLRLSYPLKGILLALGGAFGQGFGLVLSKYGIGNYNAIQGTQIRAIAALVGFAVVFFFIRQWPKFFQSLRSPKVISVVAIGSVFGPFLGVSLSLFAIQHTTTGVASTIMSIMPILIIPVSILLFKEKVTLKEVIGALIAIGGVGLFFL is encoded by the coding sequence ATGGAACACCACATTGGTCAGCTGGCAGCGCTTGCAACCGCATTCTGTTGGACGATTACCGGAATAACTTACCAAATTGCAGGGAAGAAGATCGGATCGGTAAACGTGAACATGATCCGAATGGTTATAGCCATCGTGCTTCTTTCCACCTATGGCTACATAGCATATGGTAGCTTCCTACCCGTAAACGCAACCCCGCACAATCTTCTTTGGCTATCGCTATCGGGGCTTGTTGGCTTCGTTTTTGGAGATTTGTGCCTATTTCAGGCCTATGTAGTTGTTGGCGCCCGCGTGGGGATGCTGGTAATGACCCTCAGCTCTCCCATTGCGGCCATCTTTGGTTGGCTGATAATGGGCGAAACCATGTCGGCCATGAGCCTGTTGGGGATGGCGCTAACCCTTGGGGGAATTGCGCTGGTAATCCTCGAGCGTCCCACCGATAGTTCCGAAAATGGGAGAGAAAATGGCAAACTGCGTCTTTCCTATCCGTTAAAAGGAATTCTGCTTGCCCTAGGGGGCGCGTTTGGTCAAGGTTTTGGGCTTGTGCTAAGCAAGTACGGTATCGGCAACTACAATGCCATTCAAGGGACTCAAATCAGGGCCATAGCAGCCCTTGTAGGCTTTGCTGTGGTGTTCTTTTTTATTCGCCAGTGGCCAAAGTTTTTTCAGTCGCTTCGCAGTCCCAAGGTGATAAGCGTAGTAGCCATTGGCTCCGTATTTGGGCCCTTCCTTGGGGTATCGCTCTCGCTATTTGCCATACAGCATACCACAACAGGGGTGGCTTCTACCATCATGTCCATAATGCCAATTCTTATAATTCCTGTATCAATCCTTTTGTTCAAGGAAAAGGTGACGCTAAAGGAGGTTATAGGAGCCCTTATTGCCATAGGTGGAGTTGGCCTATTCTTTTTGTAG
- a CDS encoding flavin reductase family protein: MLKKVDINEVKKSATKLVGKDWMLITAGNPEDCNTMTASWGGFGELWNMPVVIVFIRPTRHTYSFVEREEYFTVSFFEEKYRSTLQLCGTVSGRKVEKIKESGLTPILSEHGSTYFGEAKLVCECRKVYFADVNPNNLLDEKIKKHYPHEDYHRMFIGEIVNTYAK; encoded by the coding sequence ATGCTAAAAAAAGTAGATATTAATGAAGTGAAGAAGAGCGCCACAAAGCTCGTTGGAAAAGACTGGATGCTTATCACTGCTGGTAATCCGGAGGATTGCAACACGATGACAGCCTCGTGGGGTGGATTTGGAGAACTCTGGAACATGCCCGTTGTGATAGTTTTTATACGTCCAACCCGTCATACATACAGCTTTGTTGAGAGGGAAGAGTACTTCACCGTTTCGTTTTTCGAAGAGAAGTATCGTAGCACTCTACAGCTGTGCGGAACGGTATCGGGCCGCAAGGTAGAAAAGATCAAGGAAAGCGGGTTAACCCCCATCCTATCAGAACATGGGAGTACCTACTTCGGCGAGGCAAAACTAGTGTGCGAATGCAGAAAGGTATACTTTGCTGATGTAAACCCAAATAACCTCCTCGATGAAAAAATAAAGAAACACTATCCTCATGAGGACTACCATAGAATGTTTATTGGAGAAATTGTTAATACGTATGCAAAGTAG